In the genome of bacterium, one region contains:
- the radC gene encoding DNA repair protein RadC codes for MKIKELPLEARPREKLMLLGASSLKNYELLACVLGKGTVKEDVISLSKRIIEQYGNSLFLQNFKVADLQELFEIGFVQACQITAMVELSRRLFKEKSANQFLKPQDVFEYCKNMQFLKKEHLRGLFLDVKNKLLRDELISIGTVDKTLSHPREIFRPAFEISAVSFILVHNHPSGDPTPSVEDVEFTRKIKEIAEIMEIDFLDHIIIGDNAFVSLKELLKF; via the coding sequence ATGAAAATAAAAGAACTTCCCCTGGAGGCAAGGCCCAGAGAGAAATTAATGCTACTCGGCGCCTCATCCCTTAAAAATTACGAGCTCCTTGCCTGCGTTCTTGGGAAGGGTACAGTAAAAGAAGATGTTATTTCCCTGTCAAAGAGAATTATAGAGCAATATGGTAACAGCCTGTTTTTGCAGAATTTCAAAGTGGCGGATCTCCAGGAATTATTTGAAATAGGTTTCGTTCAGGCCTGTCAGATAACCGCCATGGTAGAGCTCTCAAGACGCCTATTTAAGGAAAAATCCGCAAATCAATTCTTGAAGCCACAGGACGTATTTGAATACTGTAAAAACATGCAATTTTTGAAGAAGGAACATTTGAGAGGACTATTCCTTGACGTTAAAAATAAACTTCTAAGAGATGAATTGATATCAATCGGTACCGTAGATAAAACCCTATCCCATCCCCGTGAAATATTTCGTCCCGCCTTTGAGATTTCTGCAGTCTCCTTTATTCTTGTTCACAATCACCCTTCAGGCGACCCCACCCCCTCGGTAGAAGATGTTGAATTTACAAGGAAAATAAAAGAAATAGCTGAAATCATGGAAATTGATTTTCTCGACCACATCATCATAGGTGATAACGCCTTCGTGAGTTTAAAAGAGCTTCTCAAATTCTAA
- a CDS encoding DUF4476 domain-containing protein — protein MLKIFILTLLFEVRIDTVTVKTPKGEAPVRISPEKAEILKIPHVEQELILRLIKEDLRILQKNYITRIPGELARQQATALIFELEDLVNVLYLYTMEFQQELAIPEPMDENRFQKLLEQIGREWNTQNRLAILEIAAKNNYFTTEQIVRIMKIFFRDDDRIEVVKITMQKIIDQENLHLLLNELTFSSSKEELRKILQN, from the coding sequence ATGCTAAAAATTTTCATTTTAACACTGCTATTTGAGGTAAGAATTGACACCGTTACCGTAAAAACTCCAAAGGGAGAGGCGCCCGTAAGAATCTCTCCGGAAAAGGCAGAGATCCTTAAGATACCTCATGTAGAACAAGAGCTTATTTTGAGATTAATAAAAGAAGACCTCCGAATCCTTCAGAAAAACTACATTACGAGGATACCCGGGGAATTGGCGAGACAACAGGCTACTGCACTCATTTTTGAGTTAGAAGATCTTGTAAATGTCCTTTACCTTTACACAATGGAATTCCAGCAAGAATTGGCAATACCTGAACCCATGGATGAAAATCGTTTTCAAAAACTTTTAGAACAAATTGGTAGAGAATGGAACACGCAAAACCGTCTTGCCATCCTTGAGATAGCTGCTAAAAACAATTACTTTACTACGGAACAGATTGTTCGTATCATGAAAATCTTTTTCCGCGATGATGATAGAATAGAAGTCGTAAAAATTACTATGCAGAAGATTATTGACCAGGAGAACCTCCACTTGCTTCTGAATGAGTTAACCTTTTCCAGCTCCAAGGAAGAGCTGAGAAAAATTCTGCAAAATTAG
- a CDS encoding tRNA (adenine-N1)-methyltransferase, which produces MIKDGDFLILYGGRKAHYFLQYKPGLKFSSHLGEILLKEELNYGDVIESHTGHKFLVLKPSTSDFLLNIRRKTTIMYPKDIGYLILETGLRDGSIVAEVGSGSGGLTFVLASIVGERGKVYSFERREDFHNLAKENLERYGLSDRVVFILRDVAREGFGVQDLDIIFVDVPEPWEIVRWARESLKGGGFWASLSPNVEQVQKTVFELSRQNFALIKTVEILEREILVRDVGTRPKERMISHTGYLTVARKVNL; this is translated from the coding sequence ATGATAAAGGACGGAGATTTTTTAATTCTCTATGGTGGGCGAAAAGCCCATTACTTTCTACAATACAAGCCGGGTTTAAAATTTTCCTCGCACCTCGGTGAAATTCTCTTAAAAGAGGAGCTCAATTACGGTGATGTGATAGAGTCTCACACCGGTCATAAATTTTTAGTCTTGAAGCCCTCTACTTCGGATTTTCTGCTGAACATCAGAAGAAAAACCACTATAATGTATCCCAAAGACATAGGTTATTTAATCCTTGAAACAGGCCTCAGAGACGGTTCAATAGTTGCAGAAGTGGGTTCTGGCTCGGGAGGTCTCACCTTTGTTCTCGCCAGCATTGTTGGAGAGAGGGGGAAAGTTTACTCCTTTGAAAGAAGAGAAGACTTTCACAACCTTGCCAAGGAAAACCTCGAAAGATATGGTCTTTCTGACAGAGTAGTCTTTATTCTAAGAGATGTAGCACGAGAGGGATTTGGCGTGCAAGACCTGGATATCATCTTTGTTGATGTACCCGAACCATGGGAAATTGTAAGGTGGGCAAGGGAATCCCTAAAAGGAGGTGGATTCTGGGCTTCCCTTTCACCCAATGTTGAACAGGTTCAAAAAACGGTCTTTGAGCTCTCCAGACAAAACTTCGCACTAATAAAAACTGTTGAAATTCTGGAAAGAGAAATCCTCGTAAGGGATGTGGGAACGAGGCCAAAGGAGAGAATGATCTCCCATACAGGCTATCTTACGGTGGCAAGGAAAGTTAATCTCTGA
- a CDS encoding MFS transporter, with protein MKRRLGIRIPNTFRSLKYYNFRLYFIGQSISLIGTWMQRVTVPWVVYRLTGSSLLLGVTGFASQLPTFILAPFAGTIVDRVNRYKLLFVTQTIAMAQALALYFFYVTGHVNVQLIIFLNTILGTVNAFDMPARQSLFIHLVEGKEDLNNAIALNSSMVNLARLIGPSIAGIIITTRGEAACFLINAISYLFVIGSLAMMRLNLPEPAKLPHQILKDLKEGVAYIKSHSVIFHVITLLAIVSLIGMPYTILLPVYSKEVLKGGAHTYGFLMGSIGIGALVGALAMASRKNIKGIGKTLPYACFIFGSALLFLSLVNNFYVAAVLIAIAGFGMVSETITSNTLLQLTTEEKKRGRVMSFYTFSFTGMAPFGSLLAGWLSQNLGVRKAFLISGLVLIVGGLHFHSKMKSFKEKEYF; from the coding sequence ATGAAAAGGAGACTTGGCATAAGAATTCCCAACACCTTTAGGTCGCTTAAATACTATAACTTCCGCCTCTACTTCATTGGCCAATCCATTTCCCTTATTGGTACATGGATGCAAAGAGTAACGGTACCGTGGGTTGTTTATAGATTAACAGGCTCTTCTTTACTTTTGGGAGTTACCGGTTTTGCCAGCCAGCTTCCTACCTTTATCCTTGCGCCTTTCGCAGGTACTATAGTAGATAGGGTAAATCGGTATAAGTTGCTTTTTGTTACCCAAACCATTGCTATGGCTCAAGCCCTTGCTCTATACTTCTTTTATGTGACAGGCCATGTAAACGTTCAACTTATCATATTTTTAAATACAATTCTCGGGACAGTGAACGCCTTTGACATGCCTGCAAGACAATCCCTATTTATCCACCTCGTGGAAGGGAAGGAAGACCTTAATAACGCCATTGCCTTGAATTCATCAATGGTAAACCTGGCCAGGCTTATTGGACCTTCCATCGCTGGAATTATTATTACAACAAGGGGAGAAGCCGCTTGCTTCCTCATTAACGCTATTAGCTATCTTTTCGTGATAGGAAGCCTGGCAATGATGAGGCTGAACTTGCCCGAACCTGCCAAGTTACCCCACCAAATATTAAAAGACTTGAAGGAAGGAGTAGCTTACATTAAAAGTCACAGTGTCATTTTTCATGTAATTACACTCCTTGCAATTGTTAGCCTTATTGGAATGCCCTATACCATCTTATTGCCTGTCTATTCCAAAGAAGTTTTAAAAGGAGGGGCACACACATACGGTTTTCTGATGGGCAGTATAGGTATAGGTGCATTAGTCGGGGCTCTGGCAATGGCATCAAGGAAAAATATCAAAGGAATAGGTAAAACTCTACCATACGCATGCTTTATCTTCGGAAGTGCATTGCTTTTTCTTTCCCTGGTTAACAATTTTTACGTCGCTGCAGTCCTAATCGCAATAGCCGGTTTTGGAATGGTATCGGAAACAATAACCAGCAACACCTTGCTACAATTAACAACGGAAGAGAAGAAACGGGGAAGGGTCATGAGTTTTTATACCTTTTCCTTTACGGGCATGGCACCCTTCGGAAGTCTATTAGCGGGCTGGTTATCACAAAATTTAGGTGTCCGAAAAGCATTTTTAATAAGTGGTCTTGTGCTAATAGTCGGTGGACTTCACTTTCACAGCAAAATGAAAAGCTTCAAGGAGAAGGAGTATTTTTGA
- a CDS encoding TldD/PmbA family protein, giving the protein MMEKFKNVAKKIIDSSKADHTEIFLYRVKEDNTRFGESRITQNMAKDITYLTIKVHSGKKTGAVQVTLSEDLKIGELLSRAMDIAKSSVEDPEYVPPVEKQDIPVISRAFRETEELPPHKKAEVLKEIFEDAKKKNLKVAGLFTNGLYQYGVFNSNGLEAYYETTMASFSNTVQTESSSGYARDQAEDVRNLMPKEIYHTAREKALMGQNPRDLEPGQYDVVLEPLAVADFLAFMLWTMDARGADEGITYFSGKLGQKIFDERVNMYSDPMSPLNPSIPFDGDGLLLRRVDWIKHGVLENLYYDRYWAMKQNKKPTGRPFAVIFEDTQKSVGDLIKQVEKGLLVTRFWYIRFVDRKSITITGMTRDGLFYIENGEIKYPVKNFRFNESPARVLANLIDIGKGKRVVGEEASIAMYMPALLVKDFNFSSKTEF; this is encoded by the coding sequence ATGATGGAAAAATTTAAAAATGTGGCAAAAAAGATTATTGATAGCTCAAAGGCGGATCATACCGAGATTTTCCTTTACAGAGTGAAGGAAGATAACACCCGCTTCGGAGAATCGAGGATTACTCAGAATATGGCAAAGGACATCACCTACTTGACTATAAAGGTTCATTCGGGAAAGAAAACAGGGGCTGTTCAGGTGACACTCTCGGAAGATCTTAAAATCGGTGAACTGCTCTCAAGGGCAATGGATATTGCAAAGAGCAGTGTGGAAGACCCCGAATATGTCCCACCTGTGGAAAAACAAGATATACCGGTTATTTCTCGGGCTTTCAGAGAAACGGAGGAACTTCCGCCACATAAGAAGGCTGAAGTTTTAAAGGAAATTTTTGAGGACGCAAAAAAGAAAAACCTTAAAGTTGCAGGTCTTTTTACCAATGGCCTCTACCAGTACGGGGTTTTTAATTCCAATGGCCTTGAGGCTTACTATGAAACCACAATGGCCAGTTTTTCAAATACGGTTCAAACAGAGTCTTCTTCAGGTTATGCGAGGGATCAGGCGGAGGACGTGAGAAATCTTATGCCTAAGGAAATTTACCATACTGCCAGAGAAAAAGCACTAATGGGACAGAACCCAAGGGACCTGGAGCCTGGCCAGTATGATGTGGTGCTGGAACCTCTTGCTGTTGCAGATTTTCTCGCTTTCATGCTTTGGACAATGGATGCAAGGGGAGCGGATGAGGGAATCACTTATTTCTCAGGCAAACTTGGCCAGAAGATCTTTGATGAAAGGGTAAATATGTACTCTGACCCTATGTCTCCTTTAAATCCCTCTATACCCTTTGATGGAGATGGACTTCTATTAAGAAGAGTTGATTGGATTAAACATGGAGTTCTTGAAAATCTTTACTACGACCGCTATTGGGCGATGAAGCAGAATAAAAAGCCTACCGGTCGACCTTTTGCAGTGATCTTTGAGGATACGCAAAAGTCCGTTGGCGATCTTATCAAACAGGTGGAAAAAGGGTTGTTGGTTACGAGGTTCTGGTACATCCGATTTGTTGATAGAAAAAGCATAACTATAACAGGTATGACAAGGGATGGTCTTTTCTACATTGAAAATGGAGAAATAAAGTACCCAGTGAAAAATTTCAGGTTCAACGAATCTCCAGCACGAGTTTTAGCGAACCTCATTGACATAGGTAAGGGGAAGAGGGTAGTAGGTGAAGAGGCAAGTATTGCTATGTACATGCCAGCACTCTTAGTTAAGGATTTTAATTTTAGCTCAAAGACAGAATTTTAG
- a CDS encoding TldD/PmbA family protein, whose product MKELAQFFQDVAKRENIEYADIRIGRYRIRDLFFQDLSPKAIVDEEKFGFGIRVLYDGAWGFASSTKVTKEEIETVLKRAIEIAKASSMVRGDYRVKLAPEPVHVDRYITPIEIDPFSVPIEEQIDLLYRVNDTMLKVKGIVKTFSHMELRRRDQVFASTEGSLIETIIFTSNAGYTAFAVGNNDSQSRSFQDYPLNKGYEHIKNLGLLENAERIANEAVMKLYADEPDEGIMDLVLDPAHLSLTIHESVGHPTELDRVLGYEANYAGRSFATPEKLGNFKYGSPLVNFVADNILPGGLATTGYDDEGVECQKWYIIKEGILVDYSSTREVASILGFPRSRGSARADSFASFPINRIPNLSLMPGNEPVTPEDLIAGVKRGIYIEGRGSFSIDQMRLNFQFGGDMFYEIKDGKKGRVLKNVIYQSITPQFWNSMDGVTDERFWEPRGFVTCGKGEPTQIAQMTNGAPYARFRNIKVGRGRR is encoded by the coding sequence ATGAAAGAGCTGGCGCAATTTTTTCAGGATGTAGCAAAAAGGGAGAATATTGAGTACGCCGATATTAGAATCGGCCGATACCGGATACGGGATCTCTTCTTCCAGGATCTGAGTCCTAAGGCAATTGTTGATGAAGAGAAGTTCGGATTTGGAATAAGAGTACTCTACGACGGAGCCTGGGGATTTGCTTCCTCTACTAAGGTCACAAAGGAAGAGATTGAAACTGTTCTTAAAAGAGCGATCGAAATAGCAAAAGCATCCAGTATGGTGAGAGGAGACTACAGGGTAAAGCTGGCACCGGAACCCGTACATGTGGACAGATACATTACTCCTATTGAAATAGACCCATTTTCGGTGCCAATAGAGGAGCAGATAGACCTACTTTACAGGGTAAATGACACAATGCTGAAGGTTAAAGGTATCGTTAAAACCTTTTCTCATATGGAGCTACGGCGAAGAGATCAGGTGTTTGCCTCTACAGAGGGTTCTTTAATCGAAACGATAATCTTTACATCAAATGCGGGATATACCGCCTTTGCGGTCGGCAACAATGATTCTCAATCTCGCAGTTTTCAGGATTATCCACTGAATAAGGGATATGAGCATATTAAAAACCTTGGTCTCCTTGAAAATGCAGAAAGAATTGCAAATGAAGCGGTTATGAAACTTTACGCCGATGAGCCTGACGAGGGAATTATGGATCTTGTGCTGGACCCTGCACACCTTTCTTTAACCATTCACGAATCAGTCGGACATCCAACGGAGCTGGACAGAGTTCTTGGTTATGAAGCCAACTATGCGGGCAGAAGTTTTGCTACACCTGAAAAACTGGGTAACTTCAAGTACGGTTCGCCTCTTGTGAATTTTGTAGCAGATAATATTTTACCTGGCGGTCTTGCCACAACTGGCTACGACGATGAAGGTGTGGAATGTCAAAAGTGGTACATTATTAAAGAGGGAATCCTTGTAGATTACAGCTCTACAAGAGAGGTGGCTTCAATCCTTGGCTTTCCAAGATCAAGGGGTTCGGCGAGGGCTGACAGCTTTGCCTCCTTCCCAATAAACAGAATCCCTAATCTCTCCTTGATGCCGGGCAATGAGCCTGTAACTCCGGAAGACTTGATTGCAGGCGTTAAAAGGGGAATTTACATTGAAGGAAGAGGGAGTTTTTCCATTGACCAGATGAGGCTTAACTTCCAATTTGGTGGTGACATGTTTTATGAAATTAAGGACGGTAAAAAAGGCAGGGTATTGAAAAATGTTATTTATCAATCTATTACGCCTCAGTTCTGGAATTCTATGGATGGTGTTACCGACGAAAGGTTCTGGGAGCCGAGGGGGTTTGTGACCTGTGGTAAGGGTGAACCAACTCAAATTGCCCAGATGACCAATGGGGCACCTTATGCCAGGTTTAGAAATATAAAAGTTGGGAGGGGTAGAAGATGA
- a CDS encoding bifunctional 3,4-dihydroxy-2-butanone-4-phosphate synthase/GTP cyclohydrolase II, whose product MPFSTVEEAIEDIRNGKIVIVVDDEDRENEGDFVVAAERVTPEHINFMTKEGRGLVCLALPEDRFHELELDLPISNTSKHGTNFGIPIDAKEGTTTGTSAFDRALTIRFAIDKTKKADDFAKPGHVYTLMAKNGGVLRRAGHTEASVDLARLAGLYPAGVICEIMDEDGSMMRLPKLEKLAEKFNLKIIMVKDIIAYRMKHEKLIEKIAEADLPTKWGHFRIVGYKDKLTGEVHVALVKGDVKQKDNVLVRVHSECLTGDVFGSYRCDCGDQLHKAMEMINREGTGVLLYMRQEGRGIGLENKIKAYHLQDEGYDTVEANERLGLPADLRDYGIGAQILVDLGLKNIRLMTNNPKKIVGLEGFGLKVVERVPIVVSPRPENLRYLKVKKEKLGHLFDESDLEITGE is encoded by the coding sequence ATGCCTTTTTCCACCGTTGAAGAAGCCATTGAAGATATTCGAAATGGTAAAATTGTAATCGTTGTAGATGACGAAGATAGGGAAAATGAAGGCGATTTCGTGGTAGCAGCAGAAAGGGTCACGCCGGAACACATCAACTTCATGACAAAGGAAGGAAGGGGACTCGTCTGCCTGGCTTTACCGGAAGACCGATTCCACGAGCTGGAATTGGACCTCCCTATTTCCAACACCTCAAAACATGGAACCAATTTTGGAATCCCAATAGATGCTAAAGAGGGAACCACGACGGGGACTTCGGCTTTTGACAGGGCATTGACCATCAGATTTGCTATTGACAAAACTAAAAAGGCCGATGACTTCGCAAAACCTGGACATGTATATACATTGATGGCAAAAAATGGCGGAGTTTTGAGGAGGGCAGGACATACAGAGGCTTCCGTAGATCTGGCAAGGCTTGCAGGCCTCTACCCTGCTGGTGTGATTTGTGAAATCATGGATGAAGACGGCAGTATGATGAGGCTTCCGAAACTGGAAAAACTTGCTGAAAAGTTTAATCTGAAAATCATAATGGTCAAGGACATTATAGCCTACCGAATGAAACATGAAAAACTCATAGAGAAGATTGCGGAGGCTGATTTGCCAACAAAATGGGGCCACTTTCGCATCGTTGGCTACAAAGACAAACTCACAGGGGAAGTCCATGTTGCCCTGGTAAAGGGGGACGTTAAGCAAAAAGACAATGTACTCGTAAGGGTCCATTCAGAGTGCCTAACTGGTGATGTCTTTGGTTCTTACCGATGCGATTGTGGAGATCAGCTACATAAGGCTATGGAAATGATCAACAGAGAAGGAACCGGTGTTCTACTTTATATGAGGCAGGAGGGAAGAGGGATCGGTCTTGAAAACAAGATAAAAGCCTATCACCTTCAGGATGAGGGATATGACACCGTTGAAGCCAATGAAAGGTTAGGACTACCCGCGGATTTAAGGGATTATGGAATAGGCGCACAGATACTAGTAGATCTCGGGCTCAAAAACATAAGACTGATGACAAATAACCCTAAAAAAATTGTGGGACTTGAGGGCTTCGGGCTAAAGGTTGTAGAAAGAGTTCCCATCGTGGTGAGCCCAAGGCCCGAAAACCTAAGATATTTAAAAGTAAAGAAGGAAAAATTGGGTCACCTCTTCGACGAATCAGATCTTGAAATAACGGGCGAATAA
- the ribH gene encoding 6,7-dimethyl-8-ribityllumazine synthase encodes MEYIGEISGKGKKVAIVVSRFNEFVTERLVKEAVEEFIQHGVEKNDIDIYKVPGSFEIPVVIKRLLEKKKYHGILALGAVIRGDTPHFEYIAGEVTRGIGRLTLDYGIPIVFGIITADTMDDAIERAGGKKGNKGRDSARALLETLGLLEKAQL; translated from the coding sequence ATGGAATACATAGGGGAAATTTCAGGGAAGGGCAAAAAAGTGGCCATTGTAGTTTCAAGATTCAACGAATTTGTAACGGAGAGGCTTGTCAAAGAAGCAGTCGAAGAATTTATACAGCATGGTGTTGAAAAGAACGATATTGATATTTACAAAGTACCCGGTTCCTTTGAAATTCCCGTCGTAATAAAGAGACTACTGGAAAAGAAAAAATACCACGGGATACTGGCTCTTGGTGCGGTTATAAGAGGTGACACACCCCACTTTGAGTACATCGCCGGGGAAGTCACAAGGGGAATCGGAAGGCTTACCCTTGATTATGGGATACCCATTGTATTCGGAATCATTACTGCCGATACCATGGACGACGCCATTGAGAGAGCAGGAGGAAAGAAAGGAAACAAAGGCAGGGATTCTGCAAGGGCACTCCTTGAAACCCTTGGGCTCTTAGAGAAAGCACAGCTTTAA
- a CDS encoding HIT domain-containing protein, whose product MKRIWAPWRIEYIKVANQTKGCIFCERKQFVLKETQNAFAMLNLFPYNPGHFMVAPKRHIKETTELTPEELKEIFELINHGIEALKKEANPDGFNIGVNIGKVAGAGFEGHLHFHVVPRWNGDTNFMPVIGEVRVVPEGIEKTFEKLKKYFEREE is encoded by the coding sequence ATGAAGAGAATCTGGGCACCATGGCGGATAGAATATATAAAGGTTGCCAACCAAACCAAAGGATGCATCTTTTGCGAGAGAAAACAATTTGTTCTAAAAGAAACGCAAAATGCTTTTGCAATGTTAAATCTCTTTCCTTACAATCCTGGGCACTTTATGGTCGCTCCAAAACGGCATATTAAGGAAACAACCGAATTAACTCCAGAAGAATTAAAGGAGATCTTTGAACTGATAAACCATGGTATTGAAGCGTTGAAAAAAGAAGCCAATCCTGATGGCTTTAACATTGGCGTAAACATCGGAAAGGTTGCCGGTGCGGGATTTGAAGGGCACCTTCACTTCCACGTCGTTCCAAGGTGGAACGGCGACACAAACTTCATGCCCGTAATCGGAGAAGTGAGAGTCGTACCTGAGGGCATAGAAAAAACCTTTGAAAAACTTAAAAAATATTTTGAAAGAGAGGAATAA